CTCCTTTCCAAGAAATCCATAAATAAAAGAAATAGTTATAATATCTTTGTTTCCACATGACTATCTTTGGGTCAATCCTTTTTTAAAGGATTGAAAGAGTAGTTATAATATCTTTGTTTCCACATGACTATCTTTGGGTCAATCCTTTTTTTAAAGGATTGAAAGAGTAGTTATAATATCTTTGTTTCCGCCTGACCACCGGTTAGCTCGTTTAATTTCCTATCAAAGCTTCCCTGCAGGCCTCCAGGTACTTCAACCACAGCTATCCATGATCCGTCTGCTTGCCATTCTTCCCTTTTTGTTTTTCCAAATTCTGAGATTACTGAGTATACCTTTCCAGTGTAATCTCCAGGTATCTTAATTGCCATATCCACCTTTTCAAATCTTATGGGTATTTTAACACGAATGGCTTTAAGAACAGCATTTACCTGTTCATCAACACTTTTAAATGGATCAATTTTAACTTTAACCTCTTCCATGGCTATTTCTATTCTTCTTGCTGGGTGAGGGAGTTTTGTCTGTGGATTTATGGCTTCTCTTGTTATTTTTGCAATGATCTTTTTTCTTTTCTCTTCCTGCATATCTCTTCGCTGTTTGGCAGTTAACTGAACCTGACCTTTTTTAATAATTATGGCTGCAGCTTCAAGAGGGTCTGTACTCCCAAAAGCTTTCATCATAGCTTCTTCAGATGCTTTATCCCCCTTTCTTGCATCCTTAAATATTTCCTCAACAGCTAATATTTTATCCACTTCTATTTCTTTACCTCTTTTAAAATCGGAAGCAAGGTCTGGATCTACAAGAATTTCAAAGTGTTCTCCATGATATTCCAAACGTGCTATAACTGAATCTTCAAGAGTAACCATTTTTACTCCTCTTCTGCTTCCTCCTTAGGTTTTCGTAAAAGAAGTTCCTCTACATATTCATCAATTTCATCCTGGGTTAATTTTTTGAACATTCTGGTTTCAAGTTCTATCACTGCGATTTCAACACTTTCAGCACTGGTCTTACCTTCTGTAGCTTCATAAACAGCATCTAAGGCCAGGTCAATGGCTTCATTTAGTGACATATCTTCTCTGTATTTTTTTTCAAATTCTTCCATTGCAATCTGTCTTCCTGCACCTATTGCTGTTGCCTTGTATTCAATTAAAGCACCGCTGGGGTCAGTTTCAAACAGCCTGCACCCACTATCATATACTCCTCCAATGATCAAAGCTGAACCAAAAGGCCTTACACCACCGTGCTGAGTATACATCTGTTTCATGTCACATATTTTTTTGGCTAAACTATCCACTCTTATTGGTTCATTGTAGGTAATTCTATTTATCTGGGATTCTATTCTTGCTCTGTCGATCAGAGCCCTTGCATCAGCTACAAGTCCAGAGGTGGCTGCACCAATATGTTCATCTATCTGGAATATTTTTTCAATTGATTGGGGTTCAACAAGCTTGCTTGTTGGTCTTTTATCCACAACAAGAACAATACCTTCACGAGATTTAACCCCTAATGAAGTTGTACCTCTTTTAACAGCTTCTCTTGCATATTCAACCTGAAAAAGTCTTCCATCTGGGCTAAATACAGTTATAGCCCTATCATATCCTGCTCCTGGCATTGGTTGCATTATATATACCTCTCTTTTTTTTTCAATATATGAATCTAATTTTTTATTTCAGTTTAAATAAAGTTTATTAATTAAAACTATTTAATTAAATGGAATTTCAATAAAATCTTAGAACTCCTGTTACATGAATTAAAAAATTCAAACTATTTATTTATGTTGGTTTTCTATTTTAATAAAGTTTTTTATCGCTGATTTAATTGTTCCTGAAATACCAAGTGTATGAAATACCACAGATTTTCCCCTAAATTTTGATATAAGTGATAGGGCAGCTCTTACCGAGTTAACTTCATTTCTGCTGCACTGAATAATCCCTTTAATCACATTATTATCTGTTGACTCTATTTTCCAGACTTTCATAATCCATAAATCAAATTTACTTGTTTTACATTCTCCGTGAATGTTTAGTGATGTTACCCATACCAGAGATATCACATCGTCCCTATTTAAAGGAATTTCTGAAATTGCTTCAAATGATATGTATCTCTTCTTGTTTCTAAGCGTAGGAGGTAATATTTTGAGCTTATTCATAATCTCTCCTTTTCAATAATATTTACCCCTTTTACCACTGTATTTATTTTGTTTCTTTCTATAATATTAACCGGGTTTTTTGATAGAGAGTCTTCAGCTTCTTCAACTATCATTCCAAAACAGCGTGCAAGTGCAATTATGTCTCTGGGGGTCCGAAGATCGTATATTGAGTATGCATTGCTGGATATTATGATTGGAAACCCAAATTTACGATGCATTTTAATGATCTGTCCAAATTGACTTAGTAACCTGGCCCTTAATGAAAGTCTGGTTTTAATCAGTGGAGCTATACTTAATTCAATTGCAACTTCGTTTTCTGAAGCTTTTTTGGCATGGACATGATTTATTCCACTGTCTCTACGGTTTTTATAGGGATGTGCCAGTATATCCACCCTTGGATCTTCACATGCTGCTCTATTTATCTTTAAATTTCCGCCATTAACTATTAAAACGTCTTCTTTATCTTTAAATTTCTGGACTTTCTTTTTTAAATCTTCTGGATTTCCAGCATAAATTTCAACACCACTCCAGATTTTAAAATCACCATCAAATTTTTTAATTTCAGCAGATTTTTTATGACTATAGTTTTTAGAAGACTGGATAATTGCAACGCCGTTGTATCCAAGCCTGCGTGCTTCTAAGGCTAAGCTGGAGTCTCCATGAACATGGAAGTCAAAAAACATTTGTTATTCACCGAAAATTTCCCTTGCAAGTTCCATGGCTTTTTCTTTTTTAGCAGGATAGGCTGCTATTTTTATCTTAACATGTACAGCATCGCCATGTTCAACAATCTTTAAATCTCCAAGATATGCTCTTTGCTTGTCAAATCTAAGAAATAAATTTCCTTTCTCATCCATTTTACTGTTCAATTCATTTATAACTCTTTTTTTAGTGGAGGAATCCAGTTTCTGCAATAGTTTTATAAATTCTTTAGTTTCACGTTTTCTTTCTATTTTATCGTGCAGTATTAAAACAGGGTTTTTAAAATAACCTTCAACAGTTTCTTTTTGAGGATGAGATTTTGGAAAGAGAGTCCTGATTGCCTCCCTAACCTTTTCCTCGTTTTCTGTTCCATAAACAAACACACGGTATGAAATGTTATGGATCATGGAAATTTTACCTTTTTAAAAAAGAATTTAAGGCTTATCTTGCCTTTTCAGCACCTATTCCTTTTCCTCGAAGTCCACGGGTCTTTTTACCTTCACTGGTTAAACCACGGAATGCTCTTCCTTTATGCTGATTTTCACAGATCCAGTTAATGTTCTTATCGTTTTTAATTGAAGGGTTATTTGGATCAACCAGTATAACTTCAAAGAACTTGAATTTACCGTCTTCCCATACCCAGTATGAGTTTAAAATTTCTAAGTTAGGGTACTTTCGTGCTACTCTTTCTTCAGCAATTCTTTTAAGGGATTTTACAGGAGTTATCTTGTTTACACCCATTCTTTTGGGTTTTCTCCCGGCTGTAAATCGTGTTTTACGTCTTCCACCACGTCTAACTCTTGTTCTTACAACAACGTATCCTTTCTTAGCTTTATATCCCAGGGATCTTGCCCTGTCAATTCGTGTAGGTCTTTCTATCCTGCAAATAACACTTTCCCTTCTCCAAACAGGAGCTCTTTCCTGCATGAGTTCCTTGACGAAGGAATCGTCAGGATTTTTCCATGCGTCTCTTATATATTTATACAAAAAAACACCTCTTTTGTTCAGCTTTCGCCACATCCATGAGACTTTGTCTCAAAAAAAATTATTTTTCGCCAAATTGGCAATAATCATTATAAGTTTATGTCCATATAAAAAGGTTTTGTATATTAATCATAAATCTGCTGAATTTTTAATGGATTCAATAATGATCTTTGAATCTTATCTCAAACCTGGTTCCTCTGGATGTATCCAGATTAACTTCAGCCCCGATTTGATCAGATAAGCTGTATACTAACTTTAAACCCAGAGAATCTGCATTTTCATAGTTCAATCCTTCTGGAATTCCTGTTCCATCATCACTTACTATTAACCTGTATTCATGGTCTTTTAAGTGGAATTCAACTGTTAGATGTCCTTTTCTACCTTCTGAAAACCCGTGCTTCAGACTGTTGGAGACAAGCTCATTAAGGATTAATCCTAAAGGAATGGCTGTATCTACATCTAAAAGTGCATTATCCACATCAACATTGAGCTTTATTTGATTGGAATTAGTGGTATAACTTTTAAAGAGGTTAAAAACTATGTCTTGAGTATAATTTCCAAAATTAATTTTTTTCAGATCGCCTGACTGATATAAACGTTGATGGATAAGTGCCATGGATTTTGCACGGTTTTGACTTTCTCTAAAAATATTTAAAGCATTTTCATCCTTTATATATTTTGACTGAAGCTTGAGGAGACTTTGTATGATCATTAAATTATTTTTAACCCTGTGATGTATCTCCTTCATCATAAGGTCTTTTTCCTCTAAGGACTTTTTTAATTCTTTTTCCACATTTTTACGCTTATTTATGTCTTGAATTATGATTAGTTTCCCCTGAAATAAATTATTATCATATATTGGCGTGATCTGAACCTGAATCCAGCGGTTTAAGGGATCACCTAAATAGATTTCTGATTCATGTTGCAGTGATTCATAAGCCTCTTCAAGCTTGGAAAACTTGCTAAAAACCTCCCCTGAATGTTTACCAATATCCCGATCTGTTATCCCAATTAAACCTGCAGCTGAATTTACTTCAATCAATTTATTTTTAGCATCAAAAATCATAAAGCCGTTAACCATATTTTTAAAGAGTAGATTATATGCTAATGGAAGAATATCAAGAAAATAGAGCCTGAAAATACCTATAACAAGCAGTATTCCAGATATGGAAAAGGCAAATGGAGTAATATCCAGTCCTGGAATTTTAATAATATTAGCAGTATAAAGAGAACTAAAAATCAGAGGTATTAAACCGCTTAATAAAATAACGTAAATCTGTGCCCGGTATTTTTGGGAATAGTTTACAAGCATTTTAATTAAAATAAAAATCCCTGTTAATACAACTGCGAAACTGTACAATATATTTATCCAGAAAACAGGACCATGCTCGTAAATCAGAAATGATCCAGGTACACTTGAAGCTGGGGTAATGCTTGGCCATAAAAGCCAGTGCCACTCGTTTGTAAGTGCCATAGTTAAAACCATTAATGGTATCAAAAAAAGCAGCCCCAAATAGGATTTTTTGAGATATTTATCGTATTTAACATATTTTAATACGAAAACAAGCCAGAGAGGAGCGGCAGTAGTAACTCCAATATAGCTAATTTTTATCCAGAAAACTTTTGCCTCCATTTCCACACTGAAAAATTCCATTGCAGATCCAAAGCACCAGAAAAATACAGAAGCCATTAAGAGTATGAAACAGGTGTGTAAACTGGATGAACGCTTATTATAACTGTAAATAGCTAAAATAAGTATTATAAAAATATTTAACATTAATACTGCACCGTAGGATGAATACTGAAGACTCATGATTTTCCCTCGGATTTTTTGATTAATTTGATTAACTAAATTTTGGAATACAAATATATTCAAAAATATTCAAAAATAAGATCGAACTTTTTAAATTTTTTGTGTACAGTTTCATCAGGCCATTTATTTAAGTTAAAATTAAAGAAATAAAGAAATCATTAAAGAATCTTTATAAATTCAGTTTATTAACTGGTTAACTTATAAAGAATTCTCATTGCTTTTATAAATGGCGGATTTCCAGATGTTAAAAGAACCACTCTTAAAACATCCACTATTTCATCCTTTGTTATCCCAAATTCGTTTATAGCACTTTGCATTTGCTTTTCCATGGCACGATCATCTGAGGCTCCTGCAGTGATTCCAAGAGCAATTAGTTTCTGTGTTCTGTAGTCTAAGACTTTTCCAGTATATGCTGCCTCATTTAATTCTACAACTGCTTTATAAATGTCTGGATAGTCTTTTTTAACGTGTACCATTCCTTTACCATAGAATACATCCTCTTTCATTCCTGAATTCCTCCTTAATTGAATTTATCTCCTGTTTTATGCAAAACGTTACCCTGTGTAACGCTGTACTATTATATGAATTTAATAATATACATAATTATTCATATAATTCATATACTCTGATCATTAGAATAAGGCCATATCTCTATTTTACTGGAAAAAAAACATATGAAACATGAGAAATTTAAGCTTTTAAATTATACAGGCCCTACATCTTCTCGCCCTTCTCTCATACCTTTTCCTGCTTCTTTAAGCATGGCATCAGGTTTGAACATCATCTTAACCAGATTTCTGGCGTGATCACGTGCCCTGTTTTCTGCTAACCACTTCAGATCTTTTGCATCCTTTCCCTCATCTTCATGGACAAAAACCTCAAGAATATGGGTGTTTGTCATAAGTTGAGCTTGAATAAGGCCTGTCGAAGCTTCATGGGCGCAAACTTTGTCTTTTTCTTCGCCTCCAGGCATTCCAAGAGCCATTACAATTTCACACCCTTCTTCTTCTATTAATTTTTTAGATGCTACTGGAAGATCCTTTATTCCGGGAACAGTACGTCTTATAAATTTAATATTTCCAACATGCTGCTTAATTTCATCTATTGCATGCGCGCCCATATCCACTCTGGCAAAGGTAGTATCACAGATTCCTACTTTCATTCTATCACCTACTTGCAGCTAAGTTTATCTTTAAAATGATCCTTTAATTTCCTTCTTGCTTCTCCTATGGTTAAAGGATATGGTTTTTCAAAGGGCATTTCATCCTCTTTTTGCAGTATCTCCATAAGATGAGCAATCCTTGGAAGTCTTAAGTTAGCATCCCTTATTGTTTTAACATCCCCAAATACTTCCTGAGGGCTTCCTTTTTTTATAATCGTTCCATTACTAATTATATAAACATGATAAGCATAAAGAGGCACCAGATCTACGTCATGAGTTGATATAATAATGGTCATCCCTTCTTTATTTAATTCGTAGAGTATTCTAAGGATCTGTGATGCACCCTTTGGATCAAGACCTGAAGTAGGCTCGTCGAGCACCATGATCCTGGGATTCATGGCCAGTATACCCGCAATGGCCACTCTCTTCTTTTGACCCCCGCTTAAATGGTGAGGTGCTTTATTTTTAAATTTTTCCATCCCAACACGCTTAAGAGATTCGTCAACTCTCCTTTCAACTTCATCTTTAGATAAACCCATGTTCATAGGCCCAAAGGCCACATCTTCAACTACTGTGGGTGCAAAAAGCTGATCGTCAGGATTTTGAAACACTATTCCCACATTCTGCCTCACTTTCATAAGGTTATTTTTATCGTATTTAATTTCCTCGCCATTTACAATGATGCTTCCAGAAGTGGGTCTTAAAATGCCATTAAAATGTAAAAAAAGTGTGGATTTACCTGCACCATTTGGACCTAAAAGTGCAATGATTTTTCCATCAGCTGCTTTAAAATTAACTTTTTTCAAGGCTTCAGTGCCGTCAGGATAATGATAAGTAATGTCTTTTGTTTCTATTATATTCATGAATTCACCTTGATAATAAATAGTATAATGGGATCTATTTATTAGTTCAAAGTTTCATTTTTCTATTATATAAAGTCTAATTGTTAACATTTGATTATAGAGCCGAAAGTGGAAAACAAAGATAGTTCATATAATTTTTAAGCCCCATGTTAAATAAGTGCCTAACAAAAGGAGTGATTCAAATAATAGCAGTAATATTATATTTTTAACGCCCATGTTCTCATGAGTTTTAAATGAGTTAATAGAACCATCATAACACCTTGACTCCATTGCAATATATGCCTGCTCTCCTTTTAGCCAGGTTCTAATAAAAAGATTGCTTGATAACATCCCCAGTGCTTTATAAGTGTTTTTTATGTTATTGTAGCCCATTCGTGTTTTCTGTGAGTTGTACATATTTCCTGCCTCTTCTAAAAATAGAAATATGTAGCGGTACATGAGCATCGCAATTTCAATTACTATTTTGGGTACCTTCAAACCTTCAAACATGAAGAACATTTCATTCATCGGTGTTGTAAGTGTTAAAAATGCAAGACAGGTAAATCCCCCCATAATTCTACTAAAAATTAGTAATCCAAGGTTAAAACCGTCTTCAGTTACTGCAAGATTGAATATTCCAACTTCTAAAAGCGGTGCACCAATTCCAAAGAAGATTGACATAAAGATGAATGTTAAAAATCCAAAGAAGAAGGGAATGCTTAGAAATTTTAGATAAAAGTTCCATGGAATTTTAGCTTTAAAAATAATCAAAAATGACATTGAAAAAGTTATAAATAGAGGAATAACCGGTGATGTGGCTATTAAGCTCACCATCATTGTTAAAATTGCAAATAAAACCTTAAAATATGTATTCACATTTTTAAGGCTGTTGGAATGAGCATAGCTATCTAATGTGTTTTCAAACATCACGTCACCAGTTTCTGCATGTTTTATTTAGCGTTGGACACATTTCTTTCTGTTTCATCCATCTTTTTCTTCTCTTTTGCCTGGCCATTATAATATCCAAGGACGTAGCCTATTATAATCCCGCCAATAGCTGCCTGCAATGAAAACAGGAGACTTGCTATCTCCCCACTTGGTGGTTCCCAGATAGAACTGAACCATGGTTTATAGCCGGTTTCCTCTATAATTTCACTGGCTGCGCCATCTGCACCACCAAAGTAACCTTCATCTTCTCCAAGACCACTATAGATGACAAGGGGGGAAATTGCAATTAATGCAACCAGGCAAAGTAAAATAACTGGTTTTTTATCCACCATTTAAACCACCGCCTTTGTTTTTAGCCCTATTACTTTTAAATTCTCTAAAATATCAGGCCTTAATTTCATCAGATAATCGAATATTACAACTGTTAGCAGGCCTTCTGCTATTGCAAGTGGTACCTGGGTGTAAGCAAATACTGTCATGAATGTTACGATTGATTCTCCAAATGTAGGTATTGGAAATGCCAGAGATAGCTGTACTGCAGTAACAACATATGTCAGGAGGCCGCCGATAAACACTGCCAAAAATACTCCAATTGATGTAGATACTCCTGCTTTTGCAGCTCCTTTATAAATTATCCATGCTGCAAAAGGTCCTACAATACCCATAGAGAAAATATTAGCACCTAATGTAGTTATCCCCCCATGTGCAAGGAGTAAAGACTGGAAAAGCAGAACAATTGTACCTAAAACACATGTTACTGCCGGTCCAAATAGTACAGCACCCAGACCAGTACCTGTAGGGTGAGAACAACTCCCTGTAACTGAGGGAAGCTTTAAAGATGATAAAACGAATATAAATGCACCTGATACTGCCAGTAATGGTTTTAGTTCAGGGTTTTTGTCTGTAATCTTTTTAATTTGAATTATGCCATATGCAACTACTGGTAATGCTACCATGTACCAGAATAAGCACCATTCAAGAGGTAAAAATCCTTCCATAATATGCATGTTCAAATCTCCTTTACTTTTTATAAAGTATACTTGAATGATTTTTATATATAAATATTTCCACGGAAACCAGGGACAAACCATTTAAGTAAATTAGACCAGATTAATTCCATGGAAGTGAAAAATAACATTATTCTGGCACTGGACGTTTTAAACATGGAAGAAGCACTGAGCATCGTTGATAATGTTCATAAATACATAAATACAATTAAAATTGGATATCCTCTTGTTTTAAGCCAGGGACCAGAGTCAATAATGGTTATTGAAGAAAATTTTGACTCTAAAATAATAGCAGATTTTAAAGTTGCAGATATTCCAGAAACTAATAAAAAAATAGCAGATCTCACATTTGAAGCAGGGGCAGATGCTTTAATTGTTCACGGGTTTGCAGGTGAAGACAGTGTCAAAGCATGCATGGAATCAGCTGAAATCTATGGCAAGGAACTATTTCTTTTAACTGAAATGTCTCATCCTGGAGCTTCAATGTTTATCCAGCAGCATAGCGAAGAAATTGCTGAAATGGGAGTTAAAATGGGTATAACTAATTATGTTGGTCCTTCAACCAGATTAGATCGGCTCCAAAAGATTAGAAGCATTATAGGAAATGAATCCTTCCTCATTTCTCCAGGAGTAGGTACTCAAGGAGGAGATCCAAAAGAAACCCTTAAATTTGCAGATGCATTAATTGTTGGAAGGTCTATTTACCTATCAGAAGATCCTGAAGAAGCTGTTAAAGGTATCATTAATGGAATAAGATCTTAAAACTATCTTTAAGCCGTCGAACACTATGTGTTCGGGCCAACCAAAATCAGAGATTTTGATTGATTTAGAATCTGTAAGTTCCAATAATACTGTAAATTCGGCTATAGATCGAATCAAATTTCAAGCCAGCAAATTCATAAGCTAATTCAAAGATTAAAAACAGTACTAAACTTTGAATTGCCATAAAGTGAACACCATAAACCTGAAAACCTGGATAAAAACTGTTAATAGCTCCAAAAAGTGCTAAAACAAGAATTGCTGTTTTAAGAGCAAATCTGTATTTAAAAAATATCTCTAAGATCTTGCCTTTTTCATAAATCCTTTTGTTATCATTCCCGATTTCGTCGATATATGATGCAATAGCACATACTGCCAGCGTCCCTATTCCAACTGCGGGAAAGCCATGTAAAAATGCAATTAATAGAAATATAACTGCTGTAACTGCATGATTGATACAGTTTATTTTTTTTGCAATAAAAGTTCCAGTAAAGACTCCGAAAAAAATATAGGCAGCATCCAGGTTGAATGTTACCAGATAGCCCATGAACACCCCGCATAAAATTCCAGCAAGTATTCCAAGAAGCTTATTATTCTTTTTATCATGCATATCATCAGATATTTTCATGAAAAAACCCGATAATGGGTAAAGTAAAATTTCTAACAAATTATCTCTCCTCAAATAATATTTGAATTCGTATTATATATTTTTTTAAACTGGTTTAATATCCTATTCAATTATTTCCCCTACTTAAAAAACATTAATTGTAGGGATAATTATATACTTTAAAGGTGAAACAAATGGAAATAGAGATAGAAGTGGTGGGAAAAGGTAAAGCTCTTGGGAAATTAGACAGAAGAAACCCTGAAACTGCAGGAAAAATTTATGAAAGTTTACCTTTCAAGGGAAATGTAAATATATACTTTGAGGAAGTATATTTTGTTATACCTCTAAATTTAGAATATGAAAATCCTTCTGGAAAATCTATATGTGGTGATATATCTTACTGGCCGCCTGGAAATGCCTTCTGTATTTTTTATGGCGATTCGCAACCGGCATCAGACGTAAATCACATTGGTAAAATAACTGAAAACTTAGACGTCATAAAAGAAGCTCGAGATGGAGATAAAATAATAATCAGAAAAAAGTAAATCCTGAGTCTTTAATGGAGATTATTCAACTATCAGTTTAAAAAGCATGTCTTTAAAACTTCTTTAAAATTTGAATTACTTCATCCTCTGTAACATCTGACCATTTCATATAAGCATCTGCAACTGCAAAGGCCCATCCACTTCTTAGATTTGCACAGTACACAGCTTCAACATTTGGGACAATATGTTTTACAGCTTCCAGGTGCCCTGTTGGAACTGCTACAATTATTTCATCAGCACCAGAATTTTTAAGAGCTTCTACAGCTACGAGCATGGT
This region of Methanobacterium sp. genomic DNA includes:
- a CDS encoding histidine kinase N-terminal 7TM domain-containing protein, whose product is MSLQYSSYGAVLMLNIFIILILAIYSYNKRSSSLHTCFILLMASVFFWCFGSAMEFFSVEMEAKVFWIKISYIGVTTAAPLWLVFVLKYVKYDKYLKKSYLGLLFLIPLMVLTMALTNEWHWLLWPSITPASSVPGSFLIYEHGPVFWINILYSFAVVLTGIFILIKMLVNYSQKYRAQIYVILLSGLIPLIFSSLYTANIIKIPGLDITPFAFSISGILLVIGIFRLYFLDILPLAYNLLFKNMVNGFMIFDAKNKLIEVNSAAGLIGITDRDIGKHSGEVFSKFSKLEEAYESLQHESEIYLGDPLNRWIQVQITPIYDNNLFQGKLIIIQDINKRKNVEKELKKSLEEKDLMMKEIHHRVKNNLMIIQSLLKLQSKYIKDENALNIFRESQNRAKSMALIHQRLYQSGDLKKINFGNYTQDIVFNLFKSYTTNSNQIKLNVDVDNALLDVDTAIPLGLILNELVSNSLKHGFSEGRKGHLTVEFHLKDHEYRLIVSDDGTGIPEGLNYENADSLGLKLVYSLSDQIGAEVNLDTSRGTRFEIRFKDHY
- a CDS encoding RNA-binding protein; this translates as MIHNISYRVFVYGTENEEKVREAIRTLFPKSHPQKETVEGYFKNPVLILHDKIERKRETKEFIKLLQKLDSSTKKRVINELNSKMDEKGNLFLRFDKQRAYLGDLKIVEHGDAVHVKIKIAAYPAKKEKAMELAREIFGE
- a CDS encoding carboxymuconolactone decarboxylase family protein; translated protein: MKEDVFYGKGMVHVKKDYPDIYKAVVELNEAAYTGKVLDYRTQKLIALGITAGASDDRAMEKQMQSAINEFGITKDEIVDVLRVVLLTSGNPPFIKAMRILYKLTS
- a CDS encoding 50S ribosomal protein L15e — encoded protein: MYKYIRDAWKNPDDSFVKELMQERAPVWRRESVICRIERPTRIDRARSLGYKAKKGYVVVRTRVRRGGRRKTRFTAGRKPKRMGVNKITPVKSLKRIAEERVARKYPNLEILNSYWVWEDGKFKFFEVILVDPNNPSIKNDKNINWICENQHKGRAFRGLTSEGKKTRGLRGKGIGAEKAR
- the cbiQ gene encoding cobalt ECF transporter T component CbiQ, giving the protein MFENTLDSYAHSNSLKNVNTYFKVLFAILTMMVSLIATSPVIPLFITFSMSFLIIFKAKIPWNFYLKFLSIPFFFGFLTFIFMSIFFGIGAPLLEVGIFNLAVTEDGFNLGLLIFSRIMGGFTCLAFLTLTTPMNEMFFMFEGLKVPKIVIEIAMLMYRYIFLFLEEAGNMYNSQKTRMGYNNIKNTYKALGMLSSNLFIRTWLKGEQAYIAMESRCYDGSINSFKTHENMGVKNIILLLLFESLLLLGTYLTWGLKII
- a CDS encoding ribosome assembly factor SBDS; this encodes MVTLEDSVIARLEYHGEHFEILVDPDLASDFKRGKEIEVDKILAVEEIFKDARKGDKASEEAMMKAFGSTDPLEAAAIIIKKGQVQLTAKQRRDMQEEKRKKIIAKITREAINPQTKLPHPARRIEIAMEEVKVKIDPFKSVDEQVNAVLKAIRVKIPIRFEKVDMAIKIPGDYTGKVYSVISEFGKTKREEWQADGSWIAVVEVPGGLQGSFDRKLNELTGGQAETKIL
- the ribC gene encoding riboflavin synthase, which produces MKVGICDTTFARVDMGAHAIDEIKQHVGNIKFIRRTVPGIKDLPVASKKLIEEEGCEIVMALGMPGGEEKDKVCAHEASTGLIQAQLMTNTHILEVFVHEDEGKDAKDLKWLAENRARDHARNLVKMMFKPDAMLKEAGKGMREGREDVGPV
- the cbiM gene encoding cobalt ECF transporter S component CbiM, which produces MHIMEGFLPLEWCLFWYMVALPVVAYGIIQIKKITDKNPELKPLLAVSGAFIFVLSSLKLPSVTGSCSHPTGTGLGAVLFGPAVTCVLGTIVLLFQSLLLAHGGITTLGANIFSMGIVGPFAAWIIYKGAAKAGVSTSIGVFLAVFIGGLLTYVVTAVQLSLAFPIPTFGESIVTFMTVFAYTQVPLAIAEGLLTVVIFDYLMKLRPDILENLKVIGLKTKAVV
- a CDS encoding RNase P subunit p30 family protein gives rise to the protein MFFDFHVHGDSSLALEARRLGYNGVAIIQSSKNYSHKKSAEIKKFDGDFKIWSGVEIYAGNPEDLKKKVQKFKDKEDVLIVNGGNLKINRAACEDPRVDILAHPYKNRRDSGINHVHAKKASENEVAIELSIAPLIKTRLSLRARLLSQFGQIIKMHRKFGFPIIISSNAYSIYDLRTPRDIIALARCFGMIVEEAEDSLSKNPVNIIERNKINTVVKGVNIIEKERL
- the pyrF gene encoding orotidine-5'-phosphate decarboxylase, translating into MEVKNNIILALDVLNMEEALSIVDNVHKYINTIKIGYPLVLSQGPESIMVIEENFDSKIIADFKVADIPETNKKIADLTFEAGADALIVHGFAGEDSVKACMESAEIYGKELFLLTEMSHPGASMFIQQHSEEIAEMGVKMGITNYVGPSTRLDRLQKIRSIIGNESFLISPGVGTQGGDPKETLKFADALIVGRSIYLSEDPEEAVKGIINGIRS
- a CDS encoding Rpp14/Pop5 family protein — translated: MNKLKILPPTLRNKKRYISFEAISEIPLNRDDVISLVWVTSLNIHGECKTSKFDLWIMKVWKIESTDNNVIKGIIQCSRNEVNSVRAALSLISKFRGKSVVFHTLGISGTIKSAIKNFIKIENQHK
- the psmA gene encoding archaeal proteasome endopeptidase complex subunit alpha, which translates into the protein MQPMPGAGYDRAITVFSPDGRLFQVEYAREAVKRGTTSLGVKSREGIVLVVDKRPTSKLVEPQSIEKIFQIDEHIGAATSGLVADARALIDRARIESQINRITYNEPIRVDSLAKKICDMKQMYTQHGGVRPFGSALIIGGVYDSGCRLFETDPSGALIEYKATAIGAGRQIAMEEFEKKYREDMSLNEAIDLALDAVYEATEGKTSAESVEIAVIELETRMFKKLTQDEIDEYVEELLLRKPKEEAEEE
- a CDS encoding energy-coupling factor ABC transporter substrate-binding protein — protein: MVDKKPVILLCLVALIAISPLVIYSGLGEDEGYFGGADGAASEIIEETGYKPWFSSIWEPPSGEIASLLFSLQAAIGGIIIGYVLGYYNGQAKEKKKMDETERNVSNAK
- a CDS encoding ATP-binding cassette domain-containing protein, with the translated sequence MNIIETKDITYHYPDGTEALKKVNFKAADGKIIALLGPNGAGKSTLFLHFNGILRPTSGSIIVNGEEIKYDKNNLMKVRQNVGIVFQNPDDQLFAPTVVEDVAFGPMNMGLSKDEVERRVDESLKRVGMEKFKNKAPHHLSGGQKKRVAIAGILAMNPRIMVLDEPTSGLDPKGASQILRILYELNKEGMTIIISTHDVDLVPLYAYHVYIISNGTIIKKGSPQEVFGDVKTIRDANLRLPRIAHLMEILQKEDEMPFEKPYPLTIGEARRKLKDHFKDKLSCK